In Arvicola amphibius chromosome 1, mArvAmp1.2, whole genome shotgun sequence, one DNA window encodes the following:
- the Cdc7 gene encoding LOW QUALITY PROTEIN: cell division cycle 7-related protein kinase (The sequence of the model RefSeq protein was modified relative to this genomic sequence to represent the inferred CDS: inserted 6 bases in 5 codons; deleted 7 bases in 6 codons; substituted 1 base at 1 genomic stop codon) yields MEEPVAFSALQGCDRSPSDDSLKKYEQNVKLSGMHXKDIEKLCEAVPQLVSLFKIKDKIGEGTFSSVYLATAQLQVGHERKLRLKHLIPTSHPVRIAAELQCLTVAGGAGHVMGVKYCFRKDDHVVIAMPYLEHESFLDILNSLSFEEVREYMFXLFIALKRILSLVLFHRDVKPSNFLYNRRLKKYALVDFGLAQGTHDTKIELLKFVQSEXQQEGCSRNKYHGVTGHKGSLSRPAPKNVDQQCPANTSVKRSYANTQIHVKPGKTERFSHKQSKTVDVISRKLATKKAAISTKAVASVVRKTASSCPATLTCDCYGTDRVCSICLARRQQVAPRAGTPGFRAPESXDKCPNQTTAIDMWSAGCHPAIPASGRYPFYKASDDLTALAQIMTVRGSRETVQAAKAFGKSILCSXEVPAQDLRKLCESLRGLDPNTPNLAAGPPGCASPENTSSPVQRPTPALEGFCVRGDSGGCETHPMECTTSSEGWDAVPDEANYDLLDKLLDLNPASRXTAEASLIAPFFKDMSS; encoded by the exons ATGGAGGAGCCGGTGGCGTTTTCTGCTCTGCAGGGCTGTGACAGGAGCCCCTCTGATgactcattaaaaaaatatgagcAGAATGTTAAACTTTCAGGTAT GCATTAAAAAGATATTGAGAAGCTTTGTGAAGCTGTTCCACAGCTTGTCAGTCTGTTCAAAATCAAGGACAAAATCGGAGAAG GCACCTTCAGCTCTGTTTATTTGGCCACGGCACAGTTGCAAGTAGGACATGAGAGAAAATTGCGGCTGAAACACTTAATTCCAACAAGCCACCCTGTAAGAATTGCCGCAGAGCTTCAGTGTCTGACCGTTGCGGG GGGGGCAGGACACGTCATGGGCGTTAAGTACTGCTTCAGGAAGGATGACCATGTGGTTATTGCCATGCCGTATCTGGAACATGAGTCATTTCTG GACATTTTGAATTCT CTTTCCTTTGAAGAAGTGCGGGAATATATGT ATCTCTTCATTGCTTTGAAACGGATTCTCAGTTTGGTATTGTTTCACCGTGATGTGAAGCCCAGCAACTTTTTATATAATAGACGCTTGAAAAA GTATGCGTTGGTGGACTTTGGCTTGGCCCAAGGAACCCATGACACAAAAATTGAGCTTCTCAAGTTTGttcagtctg gccagcaggAAGGTTGTTCACGAAACAAGTACCACGGAGTCACTGGACACAAGGGATCACTG AGTCGTCCAGCACCTAAAAATGTGGATCAGCAGTGTCCCGCAAAC ACCTCCGTCAAAAGATCCTACGCAAACACACAGATTCACGTTAAGCCAGGAAAGACGGAAAGGTTCt CTCATAAGCAATCAAAGACTGTGGACGTAATCTCAAGAAAGCTAGCAACAAAAAAGGCAGCCATTTCTACCAAAGCTGTGGCTAGCGTAGTGAGGAAAACCGCCAGTTCCTGCCCGGCCACGCTGACCTGCGACTGCTACGGGACAGACAGAGTGTGCAGCATTTGCCTGGCGAG gCGGCAGCAGGTTGCCCCTCGGGCA GGCACACCAGGATTCAGGGCACCGGAGTC TGACAAGTGTCCTAACCAAACTACAG CGATCGACATGTGGTCTGCAGGGTGTCATCCTGCTATCCCTGCCAGTGGGCGGTACCCC TTTTACAAGGCCAGCGACGACCTAACTGCCCTGGCTCAGATCATGACAGTCCGAGGGTCCAGG GAAACTGTCCAGGCTGCTAAAGCTTTCG gcAAATCAATTTTGTGTA AAGAAGTTCCGGCACAAGACCTGAGAAAACTCTGTGAGAGTCTAAGGGGTCTGGACCCTAACACCCCCAATTTAGCAGCTGGTCCACCAGGGTGTGCTTCTCCAGAGAACACGTCTTCCCCCGTACAAAGACCCACACCAGCACTTGAAGGATTCTGTGTTCGAGGGGACAGTGGTGGCTGTGAGACTCATCCCATGGAGTGTACTACCAGCTCGGAAGGCTGGGACGCAGTGCCTGATGAAGCAAACTATGACCTGCTTGATAAACTTCTAGATCTAAACCCAGCTTCAC ATACCGCAGAAGCGAGCCTTATTGCTCCATTCTTTAAAGATATGAGCTCCTGA